From a region of the Corallococcus coralloides DSM 2259 genome:
- a CDS encoding choice-of-anchor D domain-containing protein — protein sequence MRRRPLLLALGLSVLAACSPVEPEAPASPETFGEASRAQSVPVEKAYDIQLTWDGATKCPTCMYPSYACSDNTGNWNGGARSFRDPVTPGWVVMFFSAEVFGRGYDGGFTTVLLNGHELGTRNMTPDLARLCRGCESPEVSAKANDAMGVPGYRYGDTNTLTLRTERTNCFAAVKIHMKTGRPLLKVNPERLSFGSIAVGSSASQKVKLTNEGVVPLLIDSLSVPLPFKLTPVSLPFTLMDGASLDVTVTYAPTADRVDSGILNVLSRDPDRGSLPIQLEGSGGAPKLQLTPSALDFGPVRVGTSGSLLLQVKNVGSLPLTIPAVLTQAPFSVSGLPPGGSVVQPQAVLPLTVTFTATAGVSSLPLYIQAEGSATPLAEVALHGVGIEPAIAVGATSLDFGVHTAGVDPVRKTLAVSNTGLDDLILTAFDVEAPFTVESGLPLTLKARDQANLTVAYAPGAGRAAKDLTLRSNDPRTPAVKVALTGTGVEIPALKVTTPDGGTTLEFGSREVNSVSAPQALTLKNEGAGTLVVEPIQAPTGFAVTPAGRFSLAPGATTQVQVTFEPPHIAQFAQELVLSADGPGGSIRTVPLSGQGVEGKLTATPSALSFARTEAGKSSKAVQVTIVNSGTDKLTLSTIAVAGPFSVVLPKLPLELPPRDAFTMDVTFSPLEDGAATGVLRVFSNAPSSPTVVKLDGEGLQAVARMANDVMEFGGQRLGGLSPPRELTLFNMGSESLNVTAVNVSGPFQVSGLNVGTSVPPLANRTFQVSYKPTEATSEQGVLEVQSNAPRAAQVTLRGTGTTASMETSVTALTFGAQFLGEASQRVVELRNTGTSPVTLTGLDPVDGFSVSGLPLPHVVAPGTSYPFYVVFEPARPGDYAGSLAVRHDASSTPLMIAVQGAGAQQTLTVTPGAIVFGNQRVDATSQPLSLELVNTGNVPVTVEVKSSDAAFRVDTSAVSGAIAASSRASIPVTFHPTRTGTVRGEVRVVPSGGGLGPTVVPVEGIGEAVTVEGSGCSVGGAGGAWVLAAWLLARRRARRGQQAR from the coding sequence ATGCGTCGACGCCCCCTGCTGCTTGCCCTTGGTCTGTCTGTCCTGGCCGCCTGTTCCCCGGTGGAGCCGGAGGCGCCGGCTTCGCCCGAGACGTTTGGCGAAGCCTCGCGGGCGCAATCCGTGCCGGTGGAAAAGGCTTACGACATCCAGTTGACCTGGGACGGCGCGACGAAGTGCCCCACCTGCATGTACCCGTCCTATGCCTGCTCGGACAACACCGGAAACTGGAACGGTGGGGCCCGGAGCTTCAGGGATCCCGTCACGCCCGGTTGGGTGGTGATGTTCTTCTCGGCGGAAGTCTTCGGCCGTGGCTACGACGGCGGGTTCACGACCGTCCTGCTGAACGGCCACGAACTGGGGACCCGCAACATGACCCCGGATCTCGCCCGGCTGTGCCGTGGCTGCGAGTCGCCGGAGGTCTCGGCCAAGGCGAATGACGCCATGGGGGTGCCCGGCTATCGATACGGCGACACCAATACCCTCACGCTGCGGACGGAACGGACCAACTGCTTCGCCGCCGTCAAGATTCACATGAAGACGGGGCGGCCCCTGCTCAAGGTCAATCCAGAGCGCCTGTCCTTCGGATCGATCGCCGTGGGCTCATCCGCCTCCCAGAAGGTGAAGCTGACCAACGAGGGCGTCGTCCCGCTCCTCATCGACTCCCTGTCGGTTCCCCTCCCCTTCAAGCTGACGCCGGTGTCACTGCCCTTCACCCTCATGGATGGCGCGAGCCTGGACGTGACCGTGACGTACGCGCCCACGGCCGACCGCGTGGACTCCGGGATCCTGAACGTGCTGAGCCGCGACCCCGACAGGGGCTCCCTGCCGATTCAGCTCGAGGGTTCGGGCGGAGCCCCGAAGCTCCAGCTCACGCCGAGCGCGCTCGACTTCGGCCCCGTACGTGTGGGCACGAGCGGCAGCCTGCTCCTCCAGGTGAAGAACGTGGGGAGCCTGCCGCTCACGATCCCCGCCGTGCTGACACAAGCCCCCTTCTCCGTGAGCGGCCTGCCTCCGGGGGGCAGCGTGGTGCAGCCACAGGCGGTCCTCCCGCTGACGGTGACCTTCACGGCGACGGCGGGTGTGTCGTCCCTTCCGCTGTACATCCAGGCCGAGGGCTCCGCCACGCCGCTCGCGGAGGTCGCGCTGCATGGCGTTGGCATCGAACCCGCCATCGCCGTGGGGGCGACCTCGCTGGACTTCGGTGTGCACACCGCGGGCGTCGACCCTGTTCGCAAGACGCTGGCGGTCAGCAACACGGGCCTGGACGACCTCATCCTCACCGCCTTCGACGTCGAGGCGCCCTTCACGGTGGAGTCCGGCCTTCCGCTGACCCTCAAGGCCCGGGACCAGGCGAACCTGACGGTGGCCTACGCCCCAGGGGCAGGCCGCGCCGCGAAGGACCTCACCCTGCGAAGCAATGATCCGCGCACCCCGGCCGTGAAGGTGGCGCTCACCGGCACGGGCGTGGAGATCCCCGCGCTCAAGGTCACCACGCCCGATGGCGGCACGACGCTGGAGTTCGGCTCGCGCGAGGTCAACTCCGTGAGCGCGCCCCAGGCATTGACGCTCAAGAACGAGGGGGCCGGAACGCTGGTGGTGGAGCCCATCCAGGCGCCCACGGGCTTCGCCGTGACGCCCGCGGGACGGTTCAGCCTGGCTCCCGGTGCCACGACCCAGGTCCAGGTCACCTTCGAGCCTCCGCATATCGCCCAGTTCGCGCAGGAGCTGGTGCTGAGCGCGGACGGCCCGGGTGGCTCCATCCGGACCGTGCCGCTCAGCGGACAAGGCGTCGAGGGAAAGCTGACCGCCACCCCCTCGGCCCTGTCCTTCGCGCGGACGGAGGCGGGGAAGAGCAGCAAGGCGGTGCAGGTGACGATCGTCAATTCGGGGACGGACAAGCTCACCCTCAGCACCATCGCGGTGGCGGGGCCGTTCTCGGTGGTGCTTCCGAAGCTTCCGCTGGAGCTCCCGCCGCGCGACGCCTTCACGATGGACGTCACCTTCAGCCCGCTCGAGGACGGCGCCGCGACCGGAGTGCTCCGCGTGTTCTCGAACGCGCCGTCGTCTCCCACGGTGGTGAAGCTGGACGGTGAGGGGCTCCAGGCTGTCGCCCGGATGGCGAACGACGTGATGGAGTTCGGCGGTCAGCGGTTGGGGGGCCTGAGCCCGCCCCGGGAGCTCACGCTGTTCAACATGGGGAGCGAGTCGCTGAACGTGACGGCGGTGAACGTGAGCGGCCCGTTCCAGGTCTCGGGGCTCAACGTGGGCACCAGCGTGCCGCCGCTCGCGAACCGCACGTTCCAGGTCAGCTACAAGCCGACCGAGGCCACCTCGGAGCAAGGCGTGCTGGAGGTCCAGAGCAACGCGCCGCGCGCTGCCCAGGTGACGCTGCGGGGCACGGGGACCACGGCCTCGATGGAAACCTCCGTGACGGCGCTGACCTTCGGCGCCCAGTTCCTCGGGGAGGCCTCGCAGCGCGTCGTGGAGCTGCGCAACACCGGCACGAGCCCCGTCACCCTCACGGGACTGGATCCGGTGGACGGGTTCTCCGTGTCGGGGCTGCCGCTGCCCCATGTCGTGGCGCCCGGCACCAGCTACCCCTTCTACGTCGTTTTCGAGCCAGCGCGGCCGGGCGATTACGCAGGGTCGCTCGCGGTGCGGCACGATGCGTCCTCCACGCCGCTGATGATCGCGGTGCAGGGAGCCGGCGCGCAGCAGACGCTGACGGTGACGCCCGGAGCCATCGTCTTCGGCAACCAGCGGGTGGACGCCACCAGCCAGCCCCTGTCGTTGGAGCTCGTCAACACGGGCAACGTGCCCGTCACCGTGGAGGTGAAGTCCTCCGATGCCGCGTTCCGCGTGGACACGAGCGCGGTGAGCGGTGCCATCGCGGCCAGTAGCCGCGCCTCCATCCCGGTGACGTTCCATCCGACGCGCACGGGCACGGTGCGCGGAGAGGTCCGCGTGGTGCCGAGCGGTGGCGGACTGGGACCCACGGTCGTTCCCGTGGAGGGGATTGGCGAGGCCGTCACCGTGGAGGGCAGCGGCTGCTCCGTGGGTGGGGCCGGCGGGGCCTGGGTGCTGGCGGCATGGTTGT